The following coding sequences are from one Anolis sagrei isolate rAnoSag1 chromosome 6, rAnoSag1.mat, whole genome shotgun sequence window:
- the C6H9orf152 gene encoding uncharacterized protein C9orf152 homolog produces MREVLCFCLILSFLWEQMVSAYEYMSSIFLVTHPSKQGASDCSRQPTKMDVSKLEEQYDCLKQKQKQQTHIIVFKTGDDETIAKESMVNPVIINKKAKGGKASKEWVPVKEVCLDLPLGENIQDSSPWRIHLELHRLEQGEQRKIIPCDVLQNKNEQVDIGRKLSQEESVICEESLTSCEQSMGLLSEQENPSPVEKTYNSNPSFTPVTWTHSQMSASKLAPSSNKLPYYPFPQKKTRKISEAARRLGLYVSQ; encoded by the exons ATGAGGGAAGTGCTCTGCTTCTGCCTGATTTTGTCTTTCTTATGGGAACAGATGGTGAGTGCTTATGAATATATGAGCAGTATTTTTTTAGTGACTCATCCGTCCAAGCAAGGAGCCTCAGACTGTTCCCGGCAGCCGACCAAGATGGACGTAAGCAAACTGGAAGAGCAATACGACTGTCTAAAGCAGAAGCAAAAGCAGCAGACACACATTATTGTATTTAAAACAG GTGATGACGAGACCATTGCTAAAGAATCTATGGTCAACCCTGTTATAATTAACAAGAAAGCGAAAGGGGGGAAAGCATCCAAAGAATGGGTTCCTGTCAAAGAAGTCTGCCTTGATCTGCCCCTTGGTGAAAACATACAAGATAGTTCACCATGGAGGATACACCTAGAGCTCCACCGCCTTGAACAAGGAGAACAAAGAAAAATAATCCCTTGTGATGTTCTGCAAAACAAGAATGAACAAGTTGACATTGGCAGAAAACTATCTCAGGAGGAAAGTGTGATATGTGAAGAATCATTAACAAGTTGTGAACAATCCATGGGGCTCCTGAGTGAGCAGGAAAATCCAAGCCCTGTTGAAAAGACATATAACTCCAATCCATCTTTCACACCAGTGACTTGGACACATTCACAAATGTCAGCCTCAAAACTGGCACCATCATCCAATAAGTTGCCCTATTATCCTTTCCCCCAGAAAAAGACTCGCAAGATTTCTGAAGCTGCCAGAAGACTTGGACTGTATGTTTCCCAATGA